From the genome of Sphingobacterium kitahiroshimense, one region includes:
- a CDS encoding RagB/SusD family nutrient uptake outer membrane protein: protein MLRKYKYIILACALGLASCESLDQQPLDRLSEKTFWTSEKETLFAVTGLYNGWESGSQIFYMDCASDNSHNDFSHEGFQQIGNGSFNPTNPGNASSRFTYTHIRRANWILENIDKAPIAADLKKRLTAEVKTLRAYRYLDLAILFGDVPLITKTLAIEDSAVPANPRAEVFKFIEDELIAAAADLPVVQAEKGRMTKGAALGFLARTYAFQNKHADVLKATQQIIDFNHYQLFNDYANLFEAANENNLEVISDIQYIENTFGYTELGIMMPNTIGGWSSIIPVQNLVDAYETKDGKTIASSTTYNPAKPYDNRDPRLAATIVYPGALYAGKYFDPLGDTKDHPASADNASNSGYNYRKYLQNPSSYSNVWNVGVNIIVQRYAEILLLNAEAKIELNQINATVYDQLNKVRIRAGLPKVNESEYASQAKLRELVRREFRVELAGEGRRRFDIIRWGVAQDVMNTTVYGSLSKGSVNSTTGEVTFTNLTDRFLVEKRTFTAGKNELWPIPQSAIDAGKGSLVQNKNY, encoded by the coding sequence ATGTTACGTAAATATAAATACATCATATTGGCATGTGCCTTAGGGTTAGCTTCTTGCGAGTCATTAGACCAACAGCCATTAGACCGATTAAGTGAAAAAACGTTTTGGACGTCAGAAAAAGAAACACTTTTTGCAGTAACGGGATTATATAATGGATGGGAGTCCGGCAGCCAGATCTTTTACATGGATTGTGCCTCAGACAATTCACATAATGATTTTTCACACGAAGGCTTTCAACAAATCGGTAATGGATCATTCAACCCGACAAACCCAGGTAATGCGAGTTCAAGATTCACCTACACACATATTAGGAGAGCAAACTGGATTTTAGAGAATATTGATAAAGCTCCAATTGCTGCTGATTTGAAGAAAAGATTAACAGCAGAAGTAAAAACACTGCGCGCTTATCGATACTTAGATTTAGCCATTCTTTTCGGAGATGTGCCCTTAATAACCAAAACCTTAGCCATAGAAGATTCTGCCGTTCCAGCTAACCCGAGGGCAGAAGTATTTAAATTTATCGAAGATGAATTAATAGCTGCAGCAGCAGATCTACCTGTCGTTCAAGCAGAAAAAGGAAGAATGACAAAAGGGGCAGCCTTAGGTTTTTTAGCTAGAACATATGCTTTTCAGAATAAACATGCTGATGTTTTGAAGGCAACTCAACAAATCATAGATTTCAACCATTATCAATTATTTAATGACTATGCTAATCTGTTTGAGGCCGCTAACGAAAATAACTTAGAAGTCATTTCAGATATCCAATATATAGAAAATACATTTGGTTATACTGAGCTAGGTATTATGATGCCGAATACCATCGGGGGTTGGAGTTCAATTATTCCTGTCCAAAATCTTGTGGACGCATATGAAACGAAAGACGGAAAAACCATTGCTTCCTCTACGACTTACAACCCTGCCAAACCATATGATAATAGAGATCCAAGACTAGCTGCTACTATTGTATACCCTGGAGCATTGTATGCTGGAAAATACTTCGACCCATTAGGCGATACCAAAGATCACCCAGCAAGTGCAGATAACGCATCTAATTCAGGATATAATTACCGTAAATATCTTCAAAACCCTTCATCTTATAGTAATGTGTGGAATGTAGGCGTGAATATTATTGTACAAAGATATGCGGAGATTTTACTGCTAAATGCTGAAGCTAAAATTGAACTAAATCAAATAAATGCTACAGTTTATGATCAACTGAACAAGGTAAGAATAAGAGCAGGTTTACCAAAAGTAAATGAATCCGAATATGCCTCTCAAGCTAAGCTAAGAGAGCTGGTTAGGCGTGAATTTAGAGTTGAATTAGCAGGTGAAGGCAGACGCAGATTTGACATTATACGTTGGGGTGTTGCCCAAGATGTAATGAATACAACTGTTTATGGAAGTTTATCTAAAGGATCAGTTAATTCGACTACAGGTGAAGTTACTTTTACAAATTTAACCGATAGATTCCTAGTGGAAAAAAGAACGTTTACTGCTGGTAAAAATGAACTTTGGCCGATACCACAAAGTGCCATTGATGCAGGAAAAGGAAGTTTAGTTCAAAATAAAAATTATTAA
- a CDS encoding RNA polymerase sigma-70 factor gives MKNTQFGDDELLIKLRDNDHSALTAIYNKYWKNLYQSSYRILQDHDKCEDAIQEVFVNLWEIRSKLFIKISLKSYLYASVRYEVLRQLRRKTITEDIVNFMDTLSTDSNQELLEYKELDQQINQIIDALPSRCQEVFKLSRLEHLSHKEIAEKLAISTKTVEYHISNALLFLRSNLGKTLSVELFMVLLLHP, from the coding sequence ATGAAAAACACTCAATTTGGGGATGACGAGCTATTGATAAAGTTGAGGGATAATGACCATTCAGCACTTACCGCTATATACAATAAGTACTGGAAAAACTTATACCAATCCAGTTACCGTATACTACAGGACCATGACAAATGTGAAGATGCCATTCAGGAAGTATTTGTAAACCTCTGGGAAATCCGTTCAAAACTGTTCATTAAAATATCTTTAAAATCATATTTATACGCATCTGTACGTTATGAGGTACTGAGACAATTGAGACGTAAGACTATTACAGAAGATATTGTAAACTTTATGGATACGCTGAGCACCGATAGCAATCAAGAACTATTGGAATATAAGGAACTCGATCAACAGATCAATCAGATCATCGATGCACTTCCCTCCCGTTGCCAAGAAGTTTTCAAGTTAAGCCGTCTGGAGCATCTTTCACATAAAGAAATTGCTGAAAAATTGGCCATTAGCACGAAAACAGTTGAATATCATATATCAAATGCGCTACTATTCTTAAGGAGTAATCTGGGAAAAACCCTCAGCGTGGAGTTATTTATGGTTCTTCTACTCCATCCTTAA
- a CDS encoding TonB-dependent receptor, with protein sequence MKITTFLIIVSLQVSANVLSQEISLSVKEARLKEVLVSIRKQTGIRMVYNTELIGKAKPVSVDIKRLPLQRTLELVLAEQPFDYEWNGNTILIKPKLETAKTVITEPVQTQLVVSGKVYKSGNSPLSGVSIREKGTNNGTTTNENGTFTLTVKDARSTLVFSYVGFKTIENIASAQMSITLEEDASAMDEVVVVGYGTQKKINLTGSVSTVSAKQLESRPVQNLGQALQGMVPGLNLQTAGLGGELNQTMSVNIRGAGTIGVGSSSSVLVLIDGMEGDMNALNPQDIENISVLKDAASAAIYGSRAPFGVILITTKAGKIGKPVVNYNNNIRLSAPRGLPTMLDSKTFAYYYNEVAANDGEAAKFSQTVLDKIIAYQNGEISTVSTAGADGKWQYYTGSNANTNWFEEFYKNFSTSHEHTMSVNGGSDRVKYYSSLNYMDQDGLNKYANDNFKRFSFATKLDVKISDKLDLLTNTRFVREDFDKATHMNDLYYHNIARRWPTVPVRDDNGFFSEPSEINQLLDGGRTNYQKDFLYQQIQLKYQPVKGWNITGNVNYRITNRNDHGEILKAYAYAVNKEPFLVPVGYNSAGGTSVAETARKDEYFSTNLFSDYSFNIAEDHQFTVLAGFNSELNKYRTLSGTMSGLITDDIPTLNTATLDPKTNGGYQHWAIAGFFSRVNYSYKDRYLLELNARYDGSSRFPTDLRWNLFPSFSAGWNISNEAFWPLKSEISLFKIRGSYGELGNQGTDNWYPFYSIMPVTAGQGSWLLNGVKPNSASAPNLISSSLTWERVSSWNLGLDVAALNNRLGLAFDLYKRNTYDMIGPAPDLPAILGTAVPRINNSEMYSKGFEVELSWKDDIGDFNYGVRAVLSDDQQTITKYPNSTGNFTQWYNGKKNGEIWGYTTLGIAQTQEQMDAHIANTKQSFATKWQAGDVMYLDKNGDGQVNNGANTLANPGDMSIIGNSLPRFRYSLDLTANYKGFDVRVFLQGIGKRDHVPNGPYFWGANGGMWQSAGFQENMDFFRDENSVMVQNDVLGINTDAYLPRPYFNTQKNQQTQTRYIQNAAYLRLKNAQLGYTFNPTLLSKIGLSKIRVYASGENLLTFTKMAKVFDPETVGLGGWNDGKSYPFSTIYSFGLSVNF encoded by the coding sequence ATGAAAATAACAACTTTCCTTATTATTGTGAGCTTACAGGTTTCCGCCAATGTACTGTCGCAAGAAATAAGCTTAAGCGTAAAAGAAGCCCGCTTAAAAGAAGTACTCGTCAGTATTCGCAAACAGACAGGAATCAGGATGGTTTATAATACTGAATTAATCGGCAAAGCAAAACCTGTTTCTGTAGATATAAAAAGACTGCCGCTACAACGTACCCTGGAACTGGTATTAGCAGAACAACCCTTTGATTACGAATGGAATGGCAACACAATTTTGATTAAGCCCAAATTGGAAACCGCTAAAACTGTGATAACAGAACCTGTACAAACACAGTTGGTTGTTTCCGGTAAAGTGTATAAATCCGGCAATAGTCCTCTATCAGGAGTAAGCATCAGAGAAAAAGGGACAAATAATGGTACGACTACAAATGAAAATGGCACATTCACACTAACAGTAAAAGATGCCAGATCAACCTTAGTTTTTAGTTATGTAGGCTTTAAAACAATCGAAAATATCGCTTCAGCGCAGATGAGTATCACCTTGGAGGAGGACGCTTCTGCCATGGACGAAGTTGTCGTCGTTGGCTATGGCACACAGAAAAAAATAAATTTGACGGGTTCCGTCTCTACGGTCAGCGCAAAGCAACTTGAGTCCAGACCTGTGCAAAACTTAGGACAGGCCCTACAAGGAATGGTACCGGGACTAAATCTGCAAACTGCTGGTCTAGGTGGCGAACTTAACCAAACCATGAGTGTCAATATACGCGGAGCAGGTACAATCGGTGTTGGTTCCTCTTCATCTGTATTGGTATTGATCGATGGAATGGAGGGCGATATGAATGCGCTAAATCCTCAGGATATCGAAAATATATCCGTTTTAAAAGATGCTGCTTCAGCCGCTATATATGGCTCTAGAGCTCCTTTCGGTGTTATTTTAATTACAACAAAGGCAGGGAAAATCGGAAAACCGGTGGTCAATTACAACAACAATATCAGGTTAAGTGCACCACGAGGTTTACCAACCATGCTGGATTCTAAAACATTTGCTTACTATTACAATGAGGTCGCAGCGAATGATGGCGAAGCGGCCAAATTTTCACAAACTGTCCTTGATAAAATCATTGCCTATCAAAATGGAGAAATCAGTACCGTCTCCACAGCGGGTGCAGATGGAAAATGGCAGTACTATACCGGATCGAACGCCAATACCAACTGGTTTGAAGAATTTTATAAAAACTTCTCCACTTCACATGAACATACCATGAGTGTGAACGGTGGATCAGACCGTGTTAAATATTATTCTTCACTGAATTATATGGATCAGGATGGTTTAAATAAATATGCAAACGATAATTTCAAACGTTTTTCATTTGCTACAAAATTAGATGTCAAAATTTCCGATAAACTAGATCTATTAACAAATACCCGGTTTGTAAGAGAAGATTTTGATAAAGCAACGCATATGAATGACCTTTATTATCATAATATAGCCCGACGCTGGCCAACCGTTCCTGTACGCGATGATAATGGATTCTTTTCAGAACCTTCAGAAATAAATCAATTACTGGACGGAGGACGTACCAACTACCAAAAAGACTTTTTATATCAGCAGATCCAGTTAAAATATCAACCGGTCAAAGGTTGGAACATCACCGGTAATGTCAATTACAGAATCACCAATAGGAATGATCACGGGGAAATCTTAAAAGCTTATGCTTATGCTGTAAACAAAGAACCTTTCCTTGTTCCGGTCGGTTACAACAGTGCTGGCGGAACCAGTGTCGCGGAAACTGCTCGAAAAGATGAATACTTCAGTACCAATTTATTTTCAGACTATAGTTTCAATATTGCCGAAGACCACCAGTTTACAGTTCTGGCAGGATTCAATTCAGAATTGAATAAGTACAGAACACTAAGCGGAACTATGAGCGGTTTGATCACAGACGATATCCCTACTTTAAATACCGCAACATTAGACCCTAAAACCAATGGTGGTTATCAGCACTGGGCTATTGCAGGATTTTTTAGCCGGGTCAATTATAGCTATAAAGACCGTTACCTATTGGAATTAAATGCCCGTTACGATGGTTCATCTCGATTTCCGACAGACTTACGATGGAATCTCTTCCCCTCATTTTCTGCAGGCTGGAATATTTCCAACGAAGCCTTCTGGCCTCTAAAATCTGAAATATCACTATTCAAAATTAGAGGATCTTATGGAGAACTCGGTAATCAGGGAACAGACAACTGGTATCCTTTCTATTCCATCATGCCTGTTACAGCCGGACAAGGTAGCTGGTTACTCAATGGTGTGAAACCAAATTCGGCAAGTGCTCCAAATTTAATTTCCTCTTCTTTAACCTGGGAACGTGTTTCCAGCTGGAATCTGGGATTGGATGTCGCGGCTCTCAACAATCGTTTAGGACTCGCATTTGATCTCTATAAAAGAAATACCTATGATATGATTGGCCCCGCACCCGATCTACCTGCGATTTTAGGAACAGCGGTACCTCGCATCAATAATTCAGAAATGTACTCTAAAGGGTTTGAAGTTGAACTTTCATGGAAAGACGATATCGGAGATTTCAACTATGGCGTACGTGCTGTATTATCAGACGATCAACAGACCATCACAAAATACCCTAATTCAACCGGAAATTTTACCCAATGGTATAACGGTAAAAAGAACGGAGAGATCTGGGGTTATACAACGCTAGGTATCGCACAGACTCAGGAGCAGATGGATGCACATATTGCCAATACCAAACAATCCTTCGCTACCAAATGGCAAGCAGGAGATGTTATGTATTTGGATAAAAATGGAGATGGACAAGTAAATAATGGAGCAAATACCTTGGCCAATCCTGGTGATATGAGCATTATCGGCAATAGCCTACCCCGCTTTAGATACAGTTTAGATCTTACTGCCAATTATAAAGGATTTGACGTTAGGGTATTTCTTCAGGGAATTGGAAAACGGGATCACGTGCCCAACGGACCTTATTTCTGGGGTGCCAATGGCGGTATGTGGCAATCCGCAGGTTTCCAGGAAAACATGGATTTCTTTAGGGACGAGAATTCAGTGATGGTACAGAACGATGTGCTGGGGATCAACACCGATGCCTACCTACCAAGACCTTATTTCAACACCCAAAAGAACCAGCAGACCCAGACACGATATATACAGAATGCCGCTTATCTACGGTTAAAAAATGCGCAGCTCGGCTATACCTTCAACCCAACTTTATTATCAAAGATCGGACTGTCAAAAATCCGTGTATATGCTTCCGGAGAGAATCTATTGACATTTACAAAAATGGCAAAAGTATTTGACCCGGAGACGGTTGGTTTAGGTGGCTGGAACGATGGTAAATCATACCCGTTCTCAACCATCTATTCTTTTGGATTAAGTGTGAATTTTTAA
- a CDS encoding SusC/RagA family TonB-linked outer membrane protein: MIKKITKPFFVTNFYPITSALMLALTMPNHVHASNTDKIIVQLQLNQQQAVSGSVSSSSGPLNGVTITVKENPTIATSTDKKGQFSIKANSGQTLIFSLVGFEKLERVITSGNMSIQLTESNETLNEVVVVGFGTQKKVNLTGAVQAISSKDLQDRPVTNVSTALQGKFAGVTIIQNSGQPGKDGGTIRIRGLGTTNNANPLVLVDGVESSMNNINPNDIENISVLKDGPSAAIYGSKAANGVVLITTKKGKMGDPQLTYTGYAGWQDPTRLPKYMRSYDHAVILNEALANQKLALRFSEADLEGFKNKSNPDKYPDTDWLDLLYSGSGLQQSHNLQYSGATEKVNYMASLGFMDQKGVIDVAKSDRYNFRTNLGAKITSKLSMNLGLSYNYQRINEPVNPYTGDMAQIFRQANRIPSFIPYKYSNGYYGYYGDGNPIAWLDMKSTDAMIYKHANINVSAEYQIVEGLKFKQVVSFQPRDNMSSKFVKEIQFYDNTTGLPSQKQGVNNLTVYNNQEELLTLQSLLTYDKTFGKHQLNVLGGFMDETRRADFSSAYRQNFLGTELQELVLGDPSGQVANGGAKKLILRSYFGRVNYVFADKYLFEANVRRDGSSRFVSSNQWNTFPSFSAGWRIAQENFFQNSGLANSISELKLRGGWGILGNQTLTGVGENAYPTNDEWYPGIYTINSGFNYAFGNALSSGGAVSVAANPALLWERSVSSNIGLDLNFKNNWSFVIDYFNRTTDRLYTTLPIPIQFGLPSPTQNAGKVRNRGLEVQANYANRAGEFKFDIGANASYIKNEILEWKSDAAEPHSTFYVRDRGLPLRSFYGYETLGIYRSDEEYINSKVTGVTGDVGAGDLIYKDQNGDGKIDGNDRVYLGSPDPKFIFGLTTNFSYKNFDLNMFWQGAADVKGYLWGEALGSITGSDKPTEIYADRFHIVNNPNGSMPRALTSWSQNSASTNPSDFWVQNASYVRLKNITLGYNIPQSVLNKIGIKGAKVYYSGQNLLTITGFANGFDPEAPADSRGNYYPQVKTNIFGLNVNF; this comes from the coding sequence ATGATAAAAAAGATTACTAAACCTTTTTTTGTAACTAACTTTTATCCCATTACATCTGCCCTCATGTTGGCTTTGACTATGCCAAATCATGTACATGCAAGTAATACAGATAAAATTATTGTACAACTTCAACTCAACCAGCAACAAGCTGTCTCTGGCTCAGTATCCTCCAGTTCCGGCCCCCTTAATGGTGTCACAATTACTGTCAAGGAAAATCCCACAATCGCAACTTCAACTGATAAAAAAGGACAATTTTCAATAAAAGCCAATTCAGGACAAACCTTAATTTTTTCTTTAGTTGGATTTGAAAAATTAGAACGTGTTATCACATCTGGAAACATGTCTATACAGCTTACCGAATCCAATGAAACGTTGAATGAAGTTGTAGTGGTTGGTTTTGGAACACAGAAAAAAGTCAACCTAACTGGAGCAGTACAAGCAATCAGCAGTAAAGATCTACAAGATCGTCCGGTAACCAATGTATCAACGGCCTTACAAGGTAAATTTGCAGGAGTAACCATCATTCAAAATTCAGGTCAACCCGGGAAAGACGGTGGAACGATTCGTATCCGTGGACTGGGTACCACCAACAATGCCAACCCTTTAGTTTTGGTAGATGGTGTGGAGAGCTCCATGAACAACATCAATCCCAATGATATTGAAAACATCTCTGTCCTTAAAGATGGCCCTAGTGCTGCCATTTATGGATCTAAAGCCGCCAATGGGGTTGTTTTGATCACGACAAAAAAAGGGAAAATGGGCGATCCGCAATTAACCTATACCGGTTATGCTGGCTGGCAAGATCCGACACGCTTACCTAAATACATGCGATCATACGATCATGCTGTTATCTTGAATGAAGCCTTGGCGAATCAAAAGTTAGCACTACGATTTTCAGAAGCAGACTTAGAAGGATTCAAAAATAAATCTAATCCCGATAAATACCCCGATACCGATTGGTTAGATTTATTATATTCTGGAAGCGGTCTACAGCAGTCACACAATCTGCAGTATTCTGGTGCTACCGAAAAGGTAAATTACATGGCTTCTTTGGGTTTCATGGATCAGAAAGGTGTTATTGATGTCGCTAAATCAGACCGTTATAACTTTAGAACAAATCTAGGAGCTAAAATTACATCAAAGCTTTCGATGAATTTAGGTTTATCCTACAACTATCAACGGATCAATGAACCTGTAAATCCATATACAGGAGATATGGCTCAAATTTTTAGGCAGGCCAATCGGATACCTTCTTTCATTCCCTATAAATACTCCAATGGATATTATGGCTATTACGGTGATGGAAATCCCATTGCCTGGTTAGATATGAAATCAACTGATGCCATGATCTATAAACATGCCAACATCAATGTATCCGCTGAGTATCAAATCGTAGAAGGACTGAAATTTAAGCAGGTCGTGAGTTTCCAGCCTAGAGATAATATGTCCTCAAAATTTGTAAAGGAAATTCAATTCTATGATAACACCACAGGTTTACCAAGTCAAAAACAAGGTGTAAATAACTTAACGGTTTATAACAATCAAGAAGAATTATTAACGCTTCAATCCTTACTAACCTATGACAAGACTTTTGGTAAGCATCAACTTAATGTCTTAGGTGGTTTTATGGACGAAACAAGACGTGCCGATTTTTCGAGTGCATATCGTCAGAATTTTTTAGGAACTGAATTACAAGAATTAGTTCTAGGAGACCCTTCTGGACAAGTGGCAAATGGTGGAGCTAAAAAATTGATTTTAAGATCCTATTTTGGTCGTGTAAATTATGTATTTGCTGATAAGTATTTATTTGAAGCCAATGTGAGACGAGATGGCTCATCCAGATTTGTCAGTAGCAATCAGTGGAACACATTCCCATCATTCTCTGCAGGATGGCGAATAGCACAGGAAAATTTCTTTCAGAATTCAGGTTTAGCAAATTCCATATCTGAATTAAAACTTAGAGGTGGATGGGGTATCTTAGGTAATCAAACTTTAACTGGCGTAGGTGAAAACGCTTATCCTACCAATGACGAGTGGTATCCAGGTATTTACACCATAAACTCTGGCTTTAACTATGCATTTGGCAATGCCTTATCGTCTGGAGGTGCCGTTTCTGTTGCCGCAAATCCAGCTTTGCTTTGGGAAAGATCAGTAAGTTCTAACATCGGTTTAGATTTAAACTTTAAAAACAACTGGAGTTTTGTAATCGATTATTTCAATCGCACGACCGATCGTTTGTATACAACTTTACCTATACCAATTCAATTTGGACTTCCTTCTCCGACTCAAAATGCAGGAAAAGTTAGAAATAGAGGTTTAGAAGTTCAAGCAAATTATGCTAATAGAGCTGGAGAGTTTAAATTTGACATTGGTGCAAATGCATCTTACATTAAGAATGAGATCCTAGAGTGGAAATCAGATGCCGCAGAGCCACATTCTACATTTTATGTCCGCGATCGTGGTTTACCACTTCGTTCATTTTATGGTTATGAGACATTGGGCATTTACCGTTCCGATGAAGAGTATATTAATTCCAAAGTTACAGGTGTCACAGGAGATGTTGGCGCTGGAGATTTAATCTATAAAGATCAAAACGGTGATGGTAAAATCGATGGTAATGACCGTGTTTATCTAGGCTCCCCTGATCCAAAATTCATTTTCGGCCTTACAACTAATTTCTCATACAAAAATTTTGATCTTAATATGTTTTGGCAAGGCGCTGCTGATGTAAAAGGATACCTCTGGGGTGAAGCCTTAGGTAGCATTACCGGTTCGGATAAACCAACAGAAATTTATGCCGACCGTTTCCATATTGTCAATAATCCAAATGGTTCTATGCCTCGAGCGTTAACCTCTTGGAGTCAAAATTCAGCATCTACTAATCCTTCCGATTTTTGGGTTCAAAATGCAAGCTATGTCCGCTTAAAAAATATCACATTAGGATACAATATACCACAAAGTGTATTGAACAAAATTGGTATCAAAGGAGCGAAAGTATACTACAGTGGTCAAAACTTATTGACAATTACAGGATTTGCCAACGGATTTGATCCAGAAGCACCAGCAGATTCAAGAGGAAATTATTACCCACAGGTAAAGACCAATATTTTTGGTTTGAATGTTAACTTTTAA
- a CDS encoding FecR family protein: protein MTQKEILALLDRYLAGETSFEEEQLLSRFHETYGKGKELDEAFFTDERRLAILSKIENQIHFQKSRFINWKRWFPVAAAVIIMLSITGMLYFNQKLENTSKVDLSQQAEQIMPGTNKAILRLADGTTISLDDSNSSNLTLLKEKGLTVKSNHDGQLLYIIADTKAKGLKGTNSIETPRGGKYEVLLPDGTHVWLNSASSLSYNLDFSHQRKVQLQGEAYFEVAKKKVPFTVQHGMQEIQVLGTHFNVNAYEDESYSETTLLEGQIALRSLHGKDEKTILMRPNFKVTTDHHSGLSKQSIADIESVMAWKNGDFLFEDQELASILRVIARWYDVKVDYNSLPRTRYTLQLSKQVRLSDVLKMLEKTGPVKFQFKQNTIKVEK from the coding sequence TTGACACAAAAAGAAATTCTAGCATTACTGGATAGGTATCTCGCAGGTGAAACATCTTTCGAAGAAGAACAGCTATTGTCCAGATTTCATGAGACCTATGGTAAGGGAAAAGAATTGGACGAAGCATTCTTTACAGATGAGCGCCGATTGGCGATTTTATCCAAGATTGAAAATCAAATCCATTTTCAAAAGAGCAGATTTATAAATTGGAAACGATGGTTTCCGGTAGCTGCGGCAGTAATAATCATGCTGAGCATTACTGGAATGCTTTATTTCAATCAAAAGCTTGAAAATACTTCCAAAGTAGACCTGTCTCAACAAGCTGAACAGATCATGCCAGGAACGAATAAAGCCATCTTAAGACTTGCGGATGGAACCACTATTTCACTTGATGATAGCAATAGCAGTAATCTGACATTGTTAAAAGAAAAAGGTTTGACGGTGAAAAGCAATCATGATGGCCAGCTCCTGTATATCATTGCGGATACAAAAGCAAAAGGATTGAAAGGTACCAATAGCATAGAAACACCTCGTGGGGGCAAATATGAAGTTTTACTTCCAGACGGAACACATGTCTGGTTAAATTCAGCATCTTCTCTCTCGTACAATTTAGATTTTAGCCACCAAAGAAAAGTACAGCTGCAGGGAGAGGCATACTTTGAAGTGGCAAAGAAAAAAGTTCCATTTACTGTGCAGCACGGCATGCAGGAAATCCAGGTTTTAGGGACCCATTTTAATGTAAATGCTTATGAAGATGAAAGCTATTCAGAAACAACCCTGCTAGAGGGGCAAATTGCACTTCGATCATTACATGGAAAAGATGAAAAAACCATTCTCATGAGGCCCAATTTTAAAGTAACGACCGATCATCATTCTGGCCTATCAAAACAGAGCATAGCTGATATAGAATCTGTTATGGCTTGGAAAAATGGTGATTTTCTATTTGAAGATCAAGAATTGGCGTCCATATTACGTGTCATTGCAAGATGGTATGATGTAAAAGTGGATTATAATTCACTTCCAAGAACACGATATACACTACAATTATCCAAGCAAGTACGACTTTCAGATGTATTGAAAATGCTGGAAAAGACAGGACCGGTCAAATTCCAATTCAAGCAAAATACGATAAAAGTTGAAAAATAA